TTCTTAATTGGTGAATTGGGAAAATTGTGTTATACTGGAACGCAACAGAAAGTTATGTTAGGGGTGAATGATATGGCAAAAAGAAAATCCAAGAAGAATAAATATAAGAAAATGAAGAAAATTCTGTTAGGGGTTTTAATTGGTTATGCAGTTCTTTTGCTGGGAGCATATTTCATAGGTGTATTTTACTATTCCAAGCATTTTTATCCCGGTTCAAAAATCAACGGAATGGATTGTTCGGGAAAAACCGTGGAAGAAGCAGAAAAATCCATGAAAAGCCAGATTGCAGGCTATATTCTGGTGCTGAAGGAACGAGGAGATAAGGTAGAGAGTATCAGCGCTTCTCAGATTGATATGAGATACATAGATGACGGCAAAATTGCGGAGCTTAAGAAGGAGCAAAGTCCTTTCACATGGTTTTTATCCTTTGCACATAAAAAGGACTATACCATGTCAGCTACAACACCATATAATAAAGAAGCAGTTTATGCGGCGATTGACGGATTAGCCTGTTTTCAGGAGGAAAACGTAGTACAGCCTGTTGATGCACATCTGGAGGTAGGCGCAAACGGTTATGAAGTTGTTCCTGAGGTACAGGGAACAGCTCTTGATAAAGAAAAAGTGAAAGAGGCAGTAATAAAGGCCATTGACGGCGGAGAAATTGAAGTGGATTTTGAAAAGGAAGGCTGCTATCTTGAGCCGTCTGTATTTGCAGATGATGAAAATCTTGCAAAACAGGCAGAACAGGGAAATGTATTTTTAGGTGTGACCGTTACCATTGATTTTTCAGACCGTCAGGAGGTTGTCAACGCAGAAATTATGAAAGACTGGCTGGTAACAGATGAGTCCGGTAATCTGGATTTGGATAAAGCTAAGGTAAAAGAGTATGTACAGCAGCTGAAATATGAGTATGATACCTTTGGCTCATCCAGACAGTTTACAACTGCAACAGGCAATACCATTACGGTAAAAGGCGGCGATTACGGTTGGGTAATTGCGCCTAATGATACCACAGCCAAGATTATTGATGCAATTAAAAGCGGACAGTCTCAGACCATTGAGCCGGAATATACTTACCGGGGATATTGCAGAGATACTAATGATATTGGCGATACTTATGTGGAAATCAGCTTAAAGGAACAGCGTATGTGGTTCTTTAAGGACGGACAGCTGCTGGTAGATACGCCGGTGGTTACAGGAAATCACAACAAGGGCTACGACACTCACACAGGTGTTTACGCCATTATGTATAAGGAAAGAAATGCAACCCTGAAAGGGGAAGATTACAGCGCACCGGTAGATTACTGGCTGCCGTTTTATGCCAACACAGGTATCCATGATGCAGATTGGAGAACCACCTTTGGAGGAAATGAGTATATCAACAATGGTTCTCACGGATGCGTCAACACACCGCCCGAAAACGCAGAGAAGATTTTTAATAACATTGAAAAAGGCGTTCCGGTGGTGGTATATTAAAGAAAGAAAATTTGACCGATAAAAGGAGTTTATAATATGAATATTATAGTATTAGCCGGAGGAAACAGTACAGAAAGAGAAGTATCCATTGCGTCAGGACAGGGCGTATGCAAGGCTTTAAGAGAGCGTAATCACAAAGCAGTCCTCTTAGACCCATATTTCGGAGCTTCCCAGAAAGAAGAAAATCTGTTTCCGACAGAATATGACGTGGATAAAGCAGCAGATGCCATGAGAGAAATGAGCAGTAAATTAGAAGAGACCATGAAAACCCGCAAGGGATTTTTCGGACCGAATGTTCTGGAAATCTGCAAGGAAGCCGATATTGTATTTCTGGCGCTTCACGGAGCAAACGGAGAAGACGGAAAAGTACAGTCTGTTTTGGACTTAATGGGAATTAAATATACGGGTTCAGGCCCTTTAAGCAGCGGAATGGCAATGGATAAAGGGATTACAAAAATGGTGTTTGAAGCAAAAGGCGTTCCTACACCAAAGGGAATTACGCTGGAAAAGGGGAAATGCAGCAGCCAGTTTGCAGATTATGGAATGGGATTTCCTGTTATTGTAAAACCTTGCTGCGGAGGTTCCAGTGTAGGTGTTTGTATTGCAAACAATCAGACTGAATATCAGGCGGCATTATTAGAAGCCTTTTCCTATGAAAATGAAGTTGTAGTGGAGCAGTTTATTACAGGAAGAGAATTTTCCGTTGCTGTTGTAGATGGGAAAGCATATCCTGTTATTGAAATTGCGCCTTTACAGGGATTTTATGATTATAAAAATAAATATCAGGCAGGTTCCTGTGTGGAAACCTGTCCGGCAGACCTTTCCTCTGCACTGACCAAAGAAATGCAGAAATATGCAGAAATGGGATATAAAGCTTTAAATCTTCAGGCTTATGCCCGTTTGGACTTTTTAATGGATGATGAGGGGAATATGTATTGTCTGGAAGCAAATACTTTGCCGGGTATGACACCAACCAGTTTAATTCCGCAGGAAGCAAAAGCAATCGGAATGGATTACCCTCAGCTTTGCGAAAAACTCATTGAAGTTTCATTGAAAAAGTACCAATAGGAGGAAAGGCACCATGAAAAATCTTACCTTAAAAAATCTTGCATTGGCTTGTAACGGGACTTATGTAGGCCCCAAGGAAATGGAAGATAAGGAAGTGACCTGTATTTTCACAGACAGTCGAAAAGCAGAGGCAGGCGGCTTATTTGTTCCTATTAAGGGTGCGCGAGTAGACGCTCATGATTTTATTGAACAGGTAATGGAAAAAGCGGTATTGGCTACTTTATCGGAAAAAGATTTGGGAGAGAAGCCTTTTCCATATATTCTTGTAAAGTCTTCTCTTATAGCGGTGAAGGATATTGCAGAATTTTACTTAAAGCAACTTCAGATACCGGTAGTGGGAATTACAGGAAGTGTTGGGAAAACCAGTACAAAAGAGGTCATTGCATCTGTATTGGCACAGAAATACAATACATTGAAAACGCAGGGGAATTTCAATAATGAATTGGGTCTTCCACTGACAATCTTCCGTCTTCGTGATGAACATGAAATGGCAGTGTTAGAGATGGGAATTAGTGATTTTGGCGAGATGCACAGATTAGCAAAAATTGCCAGACCGAATACTTGTGTTATCACTAATATTGGATTATGTCATTTAGAATTTTTGAAATCCAGAGATGGAATATTAAAGGCAAAGACAGAGATTTTCGATTATCTTCAGTCAGATGACCATATTATTTTAAATGGTGATGATGATAAGCTGGTGACTGTTCAGGAAACAAAAGGAATAAAGCCGGTATTTTTTGGTGTAGAAAATCATCAGGGTATTTGGGCAGATGAGATTAAACCGGAAGGGTTAAAGGGGATTTCCTGCTGTATTCATGCAGGAGAAGAAAGTTTTTCTGTACTCATTCCTGTTCCGGGAAAACATTCTGTTTATAATGCACTTGCAGCAACAGCAGTTGGTTTGACCTATGGTCTTACCATAGAGGAAATTCGTAAAGGAATTGAAAGCCTTCAGTCTGTAAGCGGCAGATTTCATATTATAGAAGCACCGAATTATACAGTTATTGACGACTGCTATAATGCAAATCCAATATCCATGAAAGCATCCTTAGATGTGCTTACCGATGCGCTGGGCAGAAAGGTTGCCATTCTGGGCGATATGGGAGAACTGGGTGCAGATGAAAGAAAGATGCACAAAGAAGTCGGAAAACATGCGGCAGAAAAAGAGATTGATGTTCTTTTATGTGTGGGAGAGCTTTCAAAAGATATGGCGGATGCGGCCGGGGAAGTAAATTCTAAGACTCAGGTCAGACATTTTGCAGATAAAGAAGCTTTGATGAAGGAGCTTCCGGAACTTCTGGAAAAAGGTGATACTGTACTGGTAAAGGCATCTCATTTTATGGAATTTGGGGAGATTGTGGAAAAATTAAGTTAGACATACGGTATTTTATATCTATGTGGTAATTCCTTGCGAAGCAGTATACTTTCTGTTATAATTTCGAAAGTGTGCATGGTTAAGGCATCATGTAAAATACTATAACGTAAGGAGGAAATGACACATGCTGAACAACATTTTAAGTGCAGTAAATGATTGGATGTATACGTATCTTTTATTATTTCTGCTGGTAGGAACGGGAATATATTTTACAATAAGAACACGTTTCGTACAGTTGAGATTATTAAAAGAGTCGTTTCATGTATTAAAGGAAAAAGCAGGAGAAGAAAACGGGAAAAAACAGGTTTCTTCTTTTCAGGCATTGATGATTTCCACAGCTTCCAGAGTCGGAACAGGAAATATTGCAGGAATTGCCACTGCGATTGCAGCAGGCGGAGCAGGAGCAGTTTTCTGGATGTGGCTTATGGCAGTCATTGGCGGAGCATCCGCTTTTATTGAAAGTACCTTGGCACAGGTTTATAAAGTGAAGGACAAAGAGGAATTTCGAGGAGGTCCTTCCTATTATATGGAGAAAGCGCTTGGCAAACGCTGGCTGGGGATTTTATTTTCAGTTCTTTTGATTATTTGCTTTGCTTATGGTTTTAACGGGCTTCAATCCTTCAATATGTCATCTTCTTTGGAATATTATATTCCGGGTTATAGCGATACGGTTTATCCTATGCTTGTGGGATTGATTTTGGCAGTAGGAACAGCCTTTGTTATTTTTGGCGGAGTACACAGAATTGGTTTTATCACATCTGTATTAGTACCGATTATGGCAGGTGCTTATCTCCTAATCGGACTTTATACAGTCATTACCAATATTACAGAGCTTCCGAAAGTGTTTTCTATGATTTTTTCTCAGGCATTTGATTTCAAGGCATTTGCAGGAGGTATGGCAGGAAGCGCTGTGGTAATCGGTATTAAAAGAGGTCTTTTTTCCAATGAAGCAGGTATGGGAAGCGCTCCCAATGCTTCTGCAAGCGCATCTGTAAGTCATCCGGCAAAACAGGGAATGGTACAGGTTTTATCTGTGTTTATTGATACTCTGTTAATATGCTCTGCAACAGCTATGATGCTGTTACTTTCCGGTGTGCAGGGTGAGTCCGGCGTATTAGACGGTATTCCTTTTGTGCAGAAGGCTATTTCCGCAAACGTAGGAAATTGGGGCATTCATTTTATCACACTTTCCATTTTTGCCTTTGCATTCAGTAGCTTGATTGGAAATTATTATTATGCAGAGTCGAATATTCTGTTTATTAAAAATAATAAAAAATTGTTATTTATTTTCCGTATTACCTGTCTTTTAGCAGTATTTTTCGGAGCACAGGCAGACTTCTCCATGATGTGGAATATTGCGGACATTACGATGGGATGTATGGCAACCGTAAATATTCTGGTCATTTTGGTTCTTGGAAATACGGCGATGAAAGTATTAAAAGATTACGAAAAACAGAAAAAAGAAGGAAAAAATCCTGTTTTTAAAGCAAAAGATGTGGGAATAGAGAACACGGAGTGCTGGTAAAGTAAGTCGATACTGAAAAAGGTATACATTTGATGCAAATTAAGCGTTCAATGTATACCTTTTTTAGTAGAGTTTTTTAAACTAAATCGTGATTTTTTTCTAACATTTCTAAAATAACTTTCTGTGTATACGCCCCTAGATGCTTTTTATCTTCCTTTTCTAATTGGTCAGGATAAATGGGAGCGCCATATTCAACTACTACCTTGCAAGGCTTGATTTTTGGAAAATGTGCTTCAAAAATTTCAGCAGAGTTGCTGATTGCAATGGGAATAATCGGGCATCCTGCCTTTGTGGCGATTTTAAAGCTGCCTTCGTGGAAAGGAAGCATTTCCAGTTCGTTTTCTCCCTTATTTCTTGTACCTTCAGGGAAAATACAAATAGAAATTCCGCTTTTCACTTTATCAATGGCAGTTAAAATAGTTTTCATTCCGGCTTTAATATCCTGTCTGTCTAAGAACAGGCAATGAAGATAACGCATCCATGTAGAAAGCAGAGGGATTGGCTCCATTTCTTTTTTGGCAATATAGCCGGTTAAATCAGGGCATAAAGTGTAAGTCAGCAGAATATCAAAAAAACTTCTGTGGTTTCCGATATACAGTACAGCCTGATTGGTAGGAACATTTTCATGGCCGATAATAGTGATTTTTGCACCGGTAACCTTCAGAACAAATTTGAAAACTGTTTGAATAATACGCAGGGAGCTGATATCCTTTGCTCGTTTGTTGAACTTCCCTACAATCCATTCCACAATAAGAATAGGAATAGACAGAATTAAGTATCCGATAACGCAGATACATACAATAAGAAATCGAAACATAATAAATAACCTTTCTTTCTTTTGAATAATTAATTGTGCAGGCCCAACCTATCTAATAAAGTATAATGAAATCATCTCTAATATGCAAGGATTAGTACGCATATTTCAGAAAAAATTCGCATACATTTAGGATAAGACTGGCAAAGTGAAGGTGGCGTAAGATGTGAAAAAAGGAACAGCCATAATCCTGCTTTTGACAGTGATATCCTGCTTTTTATGTGGCTGCAGCATTGAAAAAGTAAGGGCAATGGACGGTGTAAAACCGGAGTATACCGTTATGAAAGAGGAAGATTATCCTGAAAAAGTAAAAGAATTGATAGGTGAGAATAAGGCAAAGGAATTTCAGATGACTTATCAGGATGCAGGATATCTTTACCTCATGAAAGGATATGGAGAACAGAAAACAGGAGGGTACAGCATACAAATTGAAGATTTATCCCTGTGGGATAATGCAATTCATTTACAGACGACGTTGCTTGGTCCGCAGGATGGCGAAGAACTGAAGGAGGAAGCATCTTATCCCTGTCTGGTGATTAAGATGAAATATCGGGAAGAGCCGGTTATTTTTGAATAGAAAAGGGGTAGTGGTGTGGAACTGGTAACAAAAAATATGTATATGCTTCAAAAAAAGTGCGAGGCAGTTAATCAGATTACTTTTGATGAGGATTTAAACGTTCCTGATGTAAAGCCGGATATCGGGCGCATGATACAGAAAAAGGGCGATATCCAGTTAGAGGATATTCAGATAAGCGAGGGGCGTGCATATATTACAGGGGCGCTGGTAGTGAGTCTTTTATACGTCAGCGACAATGAAGAAAGACGCCTTCAAAGCCTTATGGGAACATTGCGTATTGGAGAGACTCTAAACTTAGAGGGGCTGGAAAGCGGAGATAAAGTACAGTTAAAATGGGATATCGAGGATTTGAGCGTTCAGCTTATAAATTCCAGAAAATTGAATATAAAGGCATTAGTGACTTTTACAGCTTACGTGGAGGAAAGTAAAGAGTTGGAGCTGCCCGTTGCCGTGGAAGATGATGAAATTTCCCAGAAAAAAGAGGATATTTCTATTCTCGGTACTGTGATACATAAAAAAGACACCATGCGTGTAAAAGAGGATATTTCTCTAAGCTCTAACAAACCGGATATTTATGAACTGCTTTGGAATACCGTAGAGGTAAGAGGGTTGGATATTCGTGCGGAAAACGATAAAATTGCAGTAAAGGGAGAGCTGTTTGTCTTTGCTCTTTACAGCGGAAATGATGATAATAATTCCCTGCAATGGCTGGAGCATTCTGTTCCCTTTTATCAGGAGCTGGAGTGTGTGGGCTGCACACAGGAAATGATACCCAATGTGGAAATTTCCATGCCCCAAGGTGATTTAAAGGTGAAACAGGATGAAGACGGAGAAGAGCGTGTCATTGGCGTGGACGTTGTTTTGGAGCTGGAACTGAAAATTTATGAGGAAGAGGAATTATCTCTTCTCATGGATGTATACACGCCGTTAAAAGAGTGTGAGGCAGTCAGGGAAAATCAGGTATTGGAAAGTCTGCTGGTGAAAAATTTTTCAAAGTGCAAGGTGAATGACAGGATTAAAATAGAAAACAGTCACGGAAAAATTTTGCAGATTTGTCACAGCGACGGAAATGTAAAAGTAGACAGCAGCAGAATTGTAGAAAACGGAATTGAGGTGGAGGGCGTTGTCCAAATTCGGATTTTATATATTATCGGGGATGATGATATGCCGTTTTATTCCATGGAAACCATGATACCCTTCCGGCATATAATCGAGGCAGAGCAGATTACAGAAAATTGTGTTTATTATATGCGAGCGGACTTAGAGCAATTGTCCACGACCATGATTGACAGCGATGAAATCGAGGCCAAAATCGTGATTAACTTAAATGCGCTGGTAATGAAGCAGAGAGAAACAGGAATTATCCAAAATATTGAAGAAAGAGAGCTGGACAGGGAAAAACTGCGTAATATGCCGGGAATTGTAGGATATCAGGTGCAGCCGC
The DNA window shown above is from Blautia hansenii DSM 20583 and carries:
- a CDS encoding L,D-transpeptidase family protein: MAKRKSKKNKYKKMKKILLGVLIGYAVLLLGAYFIGVFYYSKHFYPGSKINGMDCSGKTVEEAEKSMKSQIAGYILVLKERGDKVESISASQIDMRYIDDGKIAELKKEQSPFTWFLSFAHKKDYTMSATTPYNKEAVYAAIDGLACFQEENVVQPVDAHLEVGANGYEVVPEVQGTALDKEKVKEAVIKAIDGGEIEVDFEKEGCYLEPSVFADDENLAKQAEQGNVFLGVTVTIDFSDRQEVVNAEIMKDWLVTDESGNLDLDKAKVKEYVQQLKYEYDTFGSSRQFTTATGNTITVKGGDYGWVIAPNDTTAKIIDAIKSGQSQTIEPEYTYRGYCRDTNDIGDTYVEISLKEQRMWFFKDGQLLVDTPVVTGNHNKGYDTHTGVYAIMYKERNATLKGEDYSAPVDYWLPFYANTGIHDADWRTTFGGNEYINNGSHGCVNTPPENAEKIFNNIEKGVPVVVY
- a CDS encoding D-alanine--D-alanine ligase, giving the protein MNIIVLAGGNSTEREVSIASGQGVCKALRERNHKAVLLDPYFGASQKEENLFPTEYDVDKAADAMREMSSKLEETMKTRKGFFGPNVLEICKEADIVFLALHGANGEDGKVQSVLDLMGIKYTGSGPLSSGMAMDKGITKMVFEAKGVPTPKGITLEKGKCSSQFADYGMGFPVIVKPCCGGSSVGVCIANNQTEYQAALLEAFSYENEVVVEQFITGREFSVAVVDGKAYPVIEIAPLQGFYDYKNKYQAGSCVETCPADLSSALTKEMQKYAEMGYKALNLQAYARLDFLMDDEGNMYCLEANTLPGMTPTSLIPQEAKAIGMDYPQLCEKLIEVSLKKYQ
- a CDS encoding UDP-N-acetylmuramoyl-tripeptide--D-alanyl-D-alanine ligase → MKNLTLKNLALACNGTYVGPKEMEDKEVTCIFTDSRKAEAGGLFVPIKGARVDAHDFIEQVMEKAVLATLSEKDLGEKPFPYILVKSSLIAVKDIAEFYLKQLQIPVVGITGSVGKTSTKEVIASVLAQKYNTLKTQGNFNNELGLPLTIFRLRDEHEMAVLEMGISDFGEMHRLAKIARPNTCVITNIGLCHLEFLKSRDGILKAKTEIFDYLQSDDHIILNGDDDKLVTVQETKGIKPVFFGVENHQGIWADEIKPEGLKGISCCIHAGEESFSVLIPVPGKHSVYNALAATAVGLTYGLTIEEIRKGIESLQSVSGRFHIIEAPNYTVIDDCYNANPISMKASLDVLTDALGRKVAILGDMGELGADERKMHKEVGKHAAEKEIDVLLCVGELSKDMADAAGEVNSKTQVRHFADKEALMKELPELLEKGDTVLVKASHFMEFGEIVEKLS
- a CDS encoding alanine/glycine:cation symporter family protein, producing the protein MLNNILSAVNDWMYTYLLLFLLVGTGIYFTIRTRFVQLRLLKESFHVLKEKAGEENGKKQVSSFQALMISTASRVGTGNIAGIATAIAAGGAGAVFWMWLMAVIGGASAFIESTLAQVYKVKDKEEFRGGPSYYMEKALGKRWLGILFSVLLIICFAYGFNGLQSFNMSSSLEYYIPGYSDTVYPMLVGLILAVGTAFVIFGGVHRIGFITSVLVPIMAGAYLLIGLYTVITNITELPKVFSMIFSQAFDFKAFAGGMAGSAVVIGIKRGLFSNEAGMGSAPNASASASVSHPAKQGMVQVLSVFIDTLLICSATAMMLLLSGVQGESGVLDGIPFVQKAISANVGNWGIHFITLSIFAFAFSSLIGNYYYAESNILFIKNNKKLLFIFRITCLLAVFFGAQADFSMMWNIADITMGCMATVNILVILVLGNTAMKVLKDYEKQKKEGKNPVFKAKDVGIENTECW
- a CDS encoding lysophospholipid acyltransferase family protein yields the protein MFRFLIVCICVIGYLILSIPILIVEWIVGKFNKRAKDISSLRIIQTVFKFVLKVTGAKITIIGHENVPTNQAVLYIGNHRSFFDILLTYTLCPDLTGYIAKKEMEPIPLLSTWMRYLHCLFLDRQDIKAGMKTILTAIDKVKSGISICIFPEGTRNKGENELEMLPFHEGSFKIATKAGCPIIPIAISNSAEIFEAHFPKIKPCKVVVEYGAPIYPDQLEKEDKKHLGAYTQKVILEMLEKNHDLV
- a CDS encoding protease complex subunit PrcB family protein, whose protein sequence is MKKGTAIILLLTVISCFLCGCSIEKVRAMDGVKPEYTVMKEEDYPEKVKELIGENKAKEFQMTYQDAGYLYLMKGYGEQKTGGYSIQIEDLSLWDNAIHLQTTLLGPQDGEELKEEASYPCLVIKMKYREEPVIFE
- a CDS encoding DUF3794 and LysM peptidoglycan-binding domain-containing protein, translating into MELVTKNMYMLQKKCEAVNQITFDEDLNVPDVKPDIGRMIQKKGDIQLEDIQISEGRAYITGALVVSLLYVSDNEERRLQSLMGTLRIGETLNLEGLESGDKVQLKWDIEDLSVQLINSRKLNIKALVTFTAYVEESKELELPVAVEDDEISQKKEDISILGTVIHKKDTMRVKEDISLSSNKPDIYELLWNTVEVRGLDIRAENDKIAVKGELFVFALYSGNDDNNSLQWLEHSVPFYQELECVGCTQEMIPNVEISMPQGDLKVKQDEDGEERVIGVDVVLELELKIYEEEELSLLMDVYTPLKECEAVRENQVLESLLVKNFSKCKVNDRIKIENSHGKILQICHSDGNVKVDSSRIVENGIEVEGVVQIRILYIIGDDDMPFYSMETMIPFRHIIEAEQITENCVYYMRADLEQLSTTMIDSDEIEAKIVINLNALVMKQRETGIIQNIEERELDREKLRNMPGIVGYQVQPQDTLWDIAKRFYTTIDTILELNEMENETIKPYDTLVLMKKVEK